The segment CCGAAGATCACGGCCATCCAATATTGGTTTGTTCCTTGCGTACAGAGATttattctgattttttttttatcttttaatgaTATTATTGACTGCAGATAATGAAATCTCCAGATTCTTTACAATTTTATGttaaacatttttcttaaatttaCCAGCGGAGTCTTTCAGAGTGGTGAACCCCTCCTACATCTTTACTTAAGACTGGGTATAAAAAGAGCATCCCAATCACGTTACTAACTTACTAACCAGTTGACCTAATGAATTGCAAGATGTTCCACCAGGTGTTTTGCTTTTAGCATTTCTCAACTTTTCCAGTCTTTTGTTGCCACTGACTGAACTGCTTTGAAGTGTGTTGCTGGCATCAAATTCTAAATGGGCGTATAATTCTCAAACAATTTTTTTCAGTCTCAACATTTGATGAAGTTGGCTATTTTCAGTTAAACATGGAGTTTCAATGTTTTGCacatcatcacattttgtttcaatTTACATTTCACACAGCGTAACTTTTTTGGAAGCAGGGTTGTAAATATGCACCTAGATGGATGAAAGTCAACATTTCTGAGCATGAGTCCCTAAGTGGTATTTTAGGTGTGCACTCTGTAGAAACCCTCTGCCGCAGACTTCACACCGGTGCGGCCTCTCGCCTGTGTGGCTTCTCATGTGCTTCCTTAGATGTCCGCTGTGGGTGAAACATTTACAACaataagagcagcagaaaggCTTCTCGCCCGTGTGAATCCTCATATGGATCTTTAAATCTCCTTTCCGGCTGCACTCTTTGCCACAAACATTACAGCGATGCAGTTTAACGCCGGTGTGGCTGCTCATGTGTTCATTCAGAGCGGACACACTGTTGCAGTGTTTACCACACACGTGAcaacattttgagcccttgtgTGATTGAAGGTGCACATTGAGACTTTCGGTGGACTCTAAGGTCCGTccacacacagcacagaggACATCTGCGTCCTTTGAATGCATGCGAAAAGCATGATTTATCAAGTGATGATTGGAGGAAAAGGATTTATCGCACAAATGGCAACAATTGTCAGATACACCTGAATTCAAGTGAGATTTTCTGGAAGCAATGACGGAACTCTGACTTTGGTCTGTCTGTGTTCGGTTAGATGTAAATCTTGCAGCAGGTCTCTCATTTTCCCTACCATCTTGGACCCTTTCATTCTGGATCAGAGTGTGTGAAGACGGAGTTGCGGTGAAAGGTAGTATGAACCGCAGAGTTTTCGTTTCCTGCAGCGCCTGACACTGCTCCTCACTTTCACCATTTTGAGGTTGCAAAGGCGGTTTCGTCTCCCCCTGCTCATTTTCCTCCCAGACAGATGAATGAGGTAGATATGAGACGTCAGCCTCCTTAAACTCTtgaacctgctgctgctgctgctggtcggCCCAGAGTTCGTGatgttcctctttaatgtgtcgAGGCTCTGGGTCCCTGTGACAGACGCTGAGGCTCGGCTCCAGCTCGCAGTGCTGCTGCTCGGGGGGACTTTCCTCTTTACAGATGGATGACTGAGAAAAgtctggaaaaaaaagagaataaagatTTTAAAACTTCAGCATTATCATATTCTTATTTCTGCGTTTTATCTGTTGTGGATGCTGCCAGCTAGAAGTTGGCAGTATTAACAATATCTCAATTAGGCCTGCAACTAATGAATATTAtcattaatcagctgattattttctccattaatcaaaTGTCTATATAATGTCTGAATGTGATGTCGTCCATCaagttaataataaatgttCTTATAATATCATTGGGTAGTACAAACACAACTGTGCTGTTCTGGTTAGTTTATTAATCAACTTATTGACAGTACTTagtagtttaaaaaaattaaataggtTGAGTTCTTAGGCTCTGTGTTAAACTAAGTAGTTTAAACACATTACTTTGGTTCTGGTTACTTATGATGGGTTTTTATCTTTCCTCTTTTTCATCAGTGTATTTGGTTTCTAGAACATATGATGCATCAATTCAAAAAACAGTGTTGAACAAAGTACACAAATCCTGAGATACTCTTGCTAAACATTACTAcactaaaagtaaaagtgcaaaagtaaaaagtaccatTAGTACTGTTGTCgcagctactggttgatagagcagACTAGCAGAcagcaagaccaggcagaccaatctgtgcaccgcctggattgactacaagaaagcctatgactcaatgccacatacatggatactggaatgcttggaaatgtacaagatcaacaggacactaatagccttcatcaagaactcaatggggctgtgaaAAACAAGTCtagaagccaactcaaagccaactgcacaagtcaccatcaagtgcagCAAATACCAAGGCGATGCACTATCACCTCTGCTGTTCTGTATTGGCCTGAACCCCTTCAGctccgaagtggaacaaccatcagtcacctcctctacatggatgacatcaagctgtgtGCTAGAAATGAGCaagacatcgactcactgatccacactaccaggatctacagcaacgacaTTGGAATGTCGGACGGAAGTGTGGTCGCATTGTTTCAACAAGAGGGAAgatgatcagaaccgaggggattgaactaccagaaggccacattgcagatgttcaggacagctacaaaaaTACTTTGGAGGGCCGTaggctaacggaaaccatgaagaggcagcaaggaagtccgccacagccaaatacctacagagagtgaGGCAGGTcatgaaaagtcagctgaatggggggaaaaacaagatctgagccatcaacacatacgccctgccagtcatcagataccgtgctggtataataaactggccaaaggaggagatagaggctactgacatcaagacgagaaagcatggagggtttcaccccaaatccagcaccctgagactgtacaccaagcgtagcgagggaggccgagggctagtgagtgtcaagaccactgtccaggatgaaatgacgaagatccaggagtacatcaagAAGATGgccccccaaagatgaagggcttaatATACTTCAAGTATTAAAAGTGTAAGTACTCACTGCTGAAAGCAAAAACGTCCTGAGACTGTTTACATTAAATTATGacacattaatgtaaaagcaggattttactgctgtaatTGTTGAGGGGAGCTCATTTTTAACTAtgtgcaactaatgattattttcattatggattaatctgctgattatatTCTTCAGTAATCCATTTGCTAAATTCTAAAACAAttgcccagagcccaaagtgaaaccttcacaatgcttgctTTGTCTAATCAATAGTACAAAGCTCAAAATTattagaaataaattaaaataatcaaaaggaaacGCAGAAAGTCTTCACATTTGCCAAGCTGGAaccttgaaatgtttttacaagaaaaatgtcttaaacaacaacaaacatttttttttaacaaaacatattttattaaggtcttaatgttttgtgtcttttgtagTAACTAGtgactaaagctgtcagataactatagtgaagtaaaaagcACACTATCTCCGTCTGAGAATTAACAgtgtagaagtagaaagtggcacaaaaagaaaatacttaaagaacaagtacctcaaatttgtacagtactagagtaaatgtacttaattactgtccaccacttAGAAAAACTAAGTGGTGGACTCTACTGTTAACTAGAGAGTTAGCACAATTTATCAATTAGCAGCCTTGTTGAGtcaggaaaaacacaaatacaattgtaaaagtaaaaacgttaagtaacgttacagaaaataaacatactTATGCCACTTTAGGCTAATTATTGTTGTCCAGTCTGACACTGACAGATGATATAAATAATCAATACACAGACCTGTTTTCTGGTTTGACACGACCTCCAGCAGCAGACCTCGGAGACGTTCATTCTCCTGCTTTGAGCTGGAAGCTTCTTCCTCATATGTTGCTATTGTTCTTTCAAAAACCTGAAATATTTCCTCGGCAGCAGCTGTCAGTCGCTCGTTTACGAAAGCCCTGAGGAGCAGCCGACTAGACATTTTAAGATAACTGTTATATGAAGGTGAATGGCCCCCGAGAGCAGCTTTACTAGGGGACAACTGGAAGACGACTTTAACGGGTGGAAGCTGGAGTAGCTCagtacagctgctgctgctgctgctgctgctgcttcaatgTTTATTGGCGGTTGGCAAACAAGTTTAAAGATGCATTACAGCCACCtactggactggagtgtggaacaAGAGACCATTCAGGAAGAAACCATATAAAAACCCTTTAAATACTTTTATCAGTACATTTACTACCTTCTGTAAACTACAATTTTGAGATGCTTATACTTTGCTTGAGTATTTCCACTTTACTTTATACTTAATACTACTCCACTCCCAGacgcaaatattgtactttttaatttacatttgtctgacaggaAGGCCTATCCTGATTTCATCTGAGCTGCCTGTTTTACcttaaggtttttattttagttatatAAAGTTGCTATTTGAGTTTTATGCCAATAGTAAGTCATTTTACTTATTTGTGATTTCCATTTTTTGCTCATGTATTTTATCTTCTATGGTGGTGTTTTGTACCCTTTGCTGTGTGACTGAAGAATTAAGCATTCATTTATGGGTTAATGAATTTCTCTTACTCCTTGAGAcaaccttaaacatctacagcagtaaaatgcaacatacataTTAATGCATCAGTTTTAACCTAAAAGCATTATAAATGCTTGTGAAAaactgagggggggggggacatttTTCTGCTCAAAGTTGaccaaagttatttttaaaaaatggcatGTAAGCAGTTTTGCCTGCACTGATACATTAGAATATCTTGATTCAGTTTACTCGTCAAAAGCAGCAACATTCAAGATCACATTCTGATCATGACCCAGTTCAGTCACATCTCCAGACTACACACAGTACAGCACGCAGCCAAAATGAGCCTGGGAAATGCAGGGCAAAGAAAGAATCACAGCTGttagacaacaacaaataacaccagTTAAGAATCAAACAATAAGAACAGTGACATACCCTGCTGCCAGCTGCCTGATATACAAACTGAGGAAATGATAACAGGATTTATGGGGGATGAAGGGAGCAAATAAAACAGTGATGCAAAAGCAAACAGGAAATCCCCATACTCCCATTTCCTTTGGCAATTCTGTGAAAACCAGACGACAAGTGAACAAACAAACTTGGTACTTGCAGGTGCTGCAATCTGTGGTGCTGTGGACTCATAGTGAACCGTATTTCTCTGACTAATGTAATGGGAATTTCATGAGAACTGTCTCCAAACACTGTCATGTAACTAATCTCAATAGGGGCCTCCTCGCTCTAGGGTATGGGGTCAATGGAAGGTAAATGTGGGTGCTTTATGATATGTCCGGGGGGGTCATGACTTTAAGTGGTTCACCACATGTATCTGAACATGATAGTCTTACGTTGAGCGTCCCCTAGGGAACACTAAAGACATCATGTTCCCTTGATGAGATAGTGCTCCGACCCTGAGATTAGGTTAAAAGCTGCATGTGCTgagacactgcagctcactcggaTGATACTCTGATGCGTGAGTGT is part of the Micropterus dolomieu isolate WLL.071019.BEF.003 ecotype Adirondacks linkage group LG15, ASM2129224v1, whole genome shotgun sequence genome and harbors:
- the LOC123984356 gene encoding zinc finger protein 180-like, producing the protein MSSRLLLRAFVNERLTAAAEEIFQVFERTIATYEEEASSSKQENERLRGLLLEVVSNQKTDFSQSSICKEESPPEQQHCELEPSLSVCHRDPEPRHIKEEHHELWADQQQQQQVQEFKEADVSYLPHSSVWEENEQGETKPPLQPQNGESEEQCQALQETKTLRFILPFTATPSSHTLIQNERVQDGRENERPAARFTSNRTQTDQSQSSVIASRKSHLNSGVSDNCCHLCDKSFSSNHHLINHAFRMHSKDADVLCAVCGRTLESTESLNVHLQSHKGSKCCHVCGKHCNSVSALNEHMSSHTGVKLHRCNVCGKECSRKGDLKIHMRIHTGEKPFCCSYCCKCFTHSGHLRKHMRSHTGERPHRCEVCGRGFLQSAHLKYHLGTHAQKC